In the genome of Campylobacter avium LMG 24591, the window AAATAAGGATTTTTTGAGATTTTTTCATTATAAGCTTTTTGTTCAAGTTTATGCTTTTCTTTTATATAAGATAAAACATAAGGCATTCTTATATAGCCTTTTAGAGATTTTGAATTTAAGATTAGGGCTTGTCCAAGTTTGTAGGCTAGATGATTTTGCACTCTAAGTTTTGCACTTGTGTAGATATTTGCTTGAGGGCTTTGAATGTTTGATAAAAGATTTTCTAAATCTTTTACTTTTTGATTTAGAATTTTACTTTGCAATATATCCTCATGAGTAAAGCCTAAATTTTTTTCCAAAAGTGTATTTTTAAGAACTTTTCTTTTTACCTTTTCTTCTAAGAAAGAAAGTTTTAGTGTTTTTGCTTTGTGTTCTTGAGAGGATAGAATTTGTTTTAAAGAGGAATTTTCGTTTTGTAAGTTTGAGACATTTAAATTTAAATTTGAAACTTGAGTATTTAGCTCTTGTATCTTTTTATCTTTATTATCTATGATATTTTTTCTATCCTTGGCAAAATCAACTATAAAATTTGCTATTCTATCCCAATACTCTGGTTTCATTTCTTTTAACTCATAGTTTTCTTTATAAGTGCTTAAATCTTTTTTAGGAAAGAGTCTTTCTTTATGAGGAAAAAATTCTTTTCTTACCCATTCATTTGATTCTTCAAAATAAGTTATATAAGATTCATATATTTCTTTTTTAGGCATAAATTTAAGGGAGGGGTCTTTGGATAGAAATGTCTCCATCGCTAAATAATTAGGTATAAAACTATTCCTACCATTATGCTCCCAAGTAAAGCATTTGAAATGTGTATTTATACTTTCTAAGAGCTCAAAACCTATCAAATCAAGACTCTCATTTTTGTTTGGGATAAGCACAAAACTTTCATCCAAGTCTAAGTTAAATATATGTAAAAAATCTTTTATTAAATCACCTTGATAAAATTCATTCTTATCAAAAAGCCTTAGTATGAGATTTTCCTTGCCAAAGGTATTCATAAAAGCTTTAGCTAAAGCCTTATATTCATACATTTGAAATCTAGGACTATTTTCTGGTTTGCTTTCCTTCGCATTGTAAGTTGGGTCAGCATTTTTAGTCTCCTGAGAACACAAAGAAAGAAGCAAATCCTCTTGAGAGCGTATATAAAGAATTATCCTTATATCATCAAATCCCACTTCAGTGAAAAAGTCTTTCAAAGCAAGAGCTGCTTTATCCACATCCTTATGCCACCAAAGAATATCCTCAGAAGAAAAAATAAAGTCTTTGTTAGTATTTTGCTTAAGCTCTTCTTTTAAATTTTTAATAGTATCTTTTACAAATTTATCCTCTGTTTTACCTTCTAAATACAATCTAACTATGCGATTGAGATAACCATGCCTAGCCAGTGATAAGCTAACCCTACTATAAACAAAACCTTTGTTTTTTAAAACTTCATAATTCTTAGCCATAAACCATTGTAAGCTAGTAGTGCCAGTTTTTGGCGTTCCTATATGCACATAAGCTGTCATTCTTTGCCTTTATTAAAAATTTAATCCTTTTTTGCTACAATAAAGATGGTAAGTATATCAAAAAAAAAAAAACAAATTCTAAACTTGCTTTAGCTCTTTATAGTTTTTATTAAAAACTTATTTTTTAGGTCTAAAAGCTTTTATAATATCCTCATTTGTCTTTATATAAGCACCGCCTATTAAGTCTATGCAGTAAGGTATGGCTGCAAATACCGGCTCTAAGCATTCTTTTATCGCCTTTGGCTGACCGGGTAAATTTATGATGAGGCTTTTTTTTCTTATACCAGCTACTTGCCTTGAAAGTATAGCAGTTGGCACGAATTTTAAGCTTTCTTGCCTCATTAGCTCAGCAAAGCCAGGCAGCATTTTCTCGCAAACAGCCTCAGTTGCTTCTGGCGTTACATCTCTTGGTGCAGGTCCCGTGCCACCTGTGCTTAAGATGAGATCGCATTTTTTTTCATCGCTTAGGTATATTAGCTTTTGCTTTATCAGTTCGTATTCATCTGGTATTAGTTCATAATGAAAGATCATTTCATTTTTTATGTAGCTTTGTAAAAGTTTTTTTATCTCTTTGCCTGATTTGTCCTCATAAACTCCGGCACTAGCCCTATCGCTTATGCTAAGAATGCCTATTTTTACTATATCCACTACATACCCTCATTTAAGATCATAGCTACATCAGCACTCTCAAGCTTTTCCTGTTCTAAAAGTAAATCAGCAAGTTTTAATATCTTATCCTTCATACTTTCTATGTATTTTTCTAGCTCTTTTTTTTGCTCATCTAAGGAAAAGTCATCACTCATATCAAAGTTTAGCATAAAATTTACAAGCTCTTTTACCCTTAGCAAATCATTTTGTGAATTTGTATAAGTTTCATTGCAAATTAGCCTCATAGCACAGCTTCCAGCAAGATAAACCTTGATCTTATTTAAAAGCTCTGATTTTGATTTTATATGTTTTTCATACTCCTTAAATCTATCCTCTATCAAGGTGATCTTATCAAAGCCCACATCAAAATAATAAGCACAAAGAGCCTTAGCCGCCTGATAGGTAGCCTGAATTTTCTTTTCTTCTTCACTAAAGCTTAAAATCTTTTTCTTTCCTGTTAAAACCTTGTTTAAAACAGCGAAAAAATCACTTTCCTCAACCTCCTTAGCCTCTCTTCTTAAGGCATTTATAGCAGCCTCATTTACCAAGGTTTCAAGAGCAGCCCCGCTAAAACCAACCGTTGCTTTAGCTATAACACTTAAATCAGCCTTGTGCTTTTTATCATTCATATAAATTTCTAAAATTTTAAGCCTATCTTTAAAATCTGGCAAGGATAAAAAAACCCTTCTATCAAAGCGACCTGAGCGAAGCAAGGCTGGATCCATAAGTTCTATTTTATTTGTAGCGGCTATTACTATCACTCCGCTATTGTCCTCAAAGCCGTCCATTTGGGTTAGGAGTTGATTTAGGGTATTATCCCTTTCTACATTTGAAATTTCTCCTCTAGCCTTGCCCACAGCGTCTATCTCGTCTATAAAAATGATACTTGGAGACATCATTTTAGCACGAGAAAAAAGCTCTCTTACTCTTTTTGCTCCCATTCCTACATAAATTTCTACAAAAGAAGCTCCGCTTTGATAAAAAAATGGCACGGAAGCCTCTCCTGCTACAGCCTTTGCTATGAGGGTTTTACCAACGCCCGGAGGTCCTACCATTAAAACGCCCTTTGGCATTTTTATACCAAAGTCCTTGTATTTTTTAGGATTTTTAAGAAAATCCACTATCTCGCTTAGCTCAAGTTTTACATCATCAACACCTGCCACATCATCAAAGCTTATATTAGAAATCACAGGTTTTATGGAATTTGAGTAGTCTAAATTTGAGATGGCGTTTTGATTTTGCTTATTTTGTGGGCTTTGTATGATGAAATTTGTCCTTTTTCTTGCAAAATAAAGTATAGAAAAAAACATAGCTAACAAGGCTGTAAGTATGAAAACAAAAAATAAAAAATCATAATCTTTTTTTAATTCTATAGGCACCTTTCTTAAAAGCTCATCTATGTCAATGCCCTCTTTTATGATGACATACTTGCTTCCTGCTGCCTTAAAGATGATTTCATTGTCATTTAAGATAGCTTTTTCTATCAAATTTTTATCCAAAAAACTTTGATAAAGAGCCTTGTCTATATATTCTGGTTCATTTTTTATATAAACTATGCCAAATAAAACACAAAGCACCAGCAAAGAAGCAATTATAATCTTTTTATTTTTACTCAAAATTTACTCCTAAGTTTTCATTATAATCTCTTAAAACCTCGTATTTGTCTAGTTTTAGCCAAGTTTTTTCTAAATTTTTTTCGCTTTTTATCTTAAGCTTATTGTAAAATTGATCATAGCCCTCAAAATACCCATCCTTTTTTTGCTCTATCAAAACATAAAGACTTTTATCTTTGTTTTCTTGCCTAAATTTATAGTTATTATCCTTTACTATAGCTCTTAGAGTGTGAAGTCTTTGTTTTGCTACATTTTTTTCTATATCATTTTTCATCAAAGCTGAGGCAGTGTCTTTTCTAGGAGAAAAAATAAAAGCGTGTATATGAGTTAAGGCAAAATCCTTAAAATTTTCTAAAGCCTCTTGCCAAACAGCCTCGCTTTCTCCGGGATGTGCTACTATAAAATCAGTTCCCAAGGCAAAGCCCTTGTCTTTAAGAAAGGAAAATAAAGCCTTATCCTCATCAAGCCTTGATCTTCTTTTCATTATCTTTAGCATAGTATCGCTTGTGTGCTGAAGTGCTATGTGTAGATGTCTTTCTAGTATGCTTTCATCTAAAATTTCTTTAAAGCTTTCATCTATCTGGCTAGGTTCTAAACTTCCAAGCCTTAGTCTTTTTAAGCCCCTTAGCTTAAAAATTTTTTGCAAAAGCTTACCTAGTGTGCTTTTTTCCTTAAGTCCGTAAGAGCCTATATTTGTACCTGTTAAAACTAGCTCACTATGCCCGTTTTCAAGCAAAAGTTCGCATTGTTTTAGTATGTAGTTTTCATCAAGGCTTCTTGATTTACCTCTAACTGATGGGAT includes:
- the mog gene encoding molybdopterin adenylyltransferase; translated protein: MDIVKIGILSISDRASAGVYEDKSGKEIKKLLQSYIKNEMIFHYELIPDEYELIKQKLIYLSDEKKCDLILSTGGTGPAPRDVTPEATEAVCEKMLPGFAELMRQESLKFVPTAILSRQVAGIRKKSLIINLPGQPKAIKECLEPVFAAIPYCIDLIGGAYIKTNEDIIKAFRPKK
- a CDS encoding AAA family ATPase, with product MSKNKKIIIASLLVLCVLFGIVYIKNEPEYIDKALYQSFLDKNLIEKAILNDNEIIFKAAGSKYVIIKEGIDIDELLRKVPIELKKDYDFLFFVFILTALLAMFFSILYFARKRTNFIIQSPQNKQNQNAISNLDYSNSIKPVISNISFDDVAGVDDVKLELSEIVDFLKNPKKYKDFGIKMPKGVLMVGPPGVGKTLIAKAVAGEASVPFFYQSGASFVEIYVGMGAKRVRELFSRAKMMSPSIIFIDEIDAVGKARGEISNVERDNTLNQLLTQMDGFEDNSGVIVIAATNKIELMDPALLRSGRFDRRVFLSLPDFKDRLKILEIYMNDKKHKADLSVIAKATVGFSGAALETLVNEAAINALRREAKEVEESDFFAVLNKVLTGKKKILSFSEEEKKIQATYQAAKALCAYYFDVGFDKITLIEDRFKEYEKHIKSKSELLNKIKVYLAGSCAMRLICNETYTNSQNDLLRVKELVNFMLNFDMSDDFSLDEQKKELEKYIESMKDKILKLADLLLEQEKLESADVAMILNEGM
- the mtaB gene encoding tRNA (N(6)-L-threonylcarbamoyladenosine(37)-C(2))-methylthiotransferase MtaB, with product MKQKLYFKTFGCRTNIYDTELLKSYIKDYEIINDEKEANVIVVNSCTVTNGADSGTKAYINSMQNKGVKIVFTGCGLELGKKMLDEGKIFGLLAPAKKAKINSLLLKNEKFLELGDLKFKDNALLNSFQAHTKAFVKIQEGCDFNCSYCIIPSVRGKSRSLDENYILKQCELLLENGHSELVLTGTNIGSYGLKEKSTLGKLLQKIFKLRGLKRLRLGSLEPSQIDESFKEILDESILERHLHIALQHTSDTMLKIMKRRSRLDEDKALFSFLKDKGFALGTDFIVAHPGESEAVWQEALENFKDFALTHIHAFIFSPRKDTASALMKNDIEKNVAKQRLHTLRAIVKDNNYKFRQENKDKSLYVLIEQKKDGYFEGYDQFYNKLKIKSEKNLEKTWLKLDKYEVLRDYNENLGVNFE